The Haloferax sp. Atlit-12N region CGTTCGCGAAGGCGTCCATGAACTGCTCGCGGAGCTGAGATTCGGTGTCGGACATACCGTGTACCTACGTAGAGAGGTGGAAAAGGGTTCCGGAACAATAATGAATATATTTAGAGTTCTTTGCGAGACGGCGCGGCGGGCGGTCGAGTGTCGGCACGGTCGCCCGGGACTGATGGACTTATCTACAACGGCAATTCATGCACTCGCATGGACTTCGACTTCGACCGCCTGAAGCAGCTCACGGAGACCAGCGGCGTCCCCGGCTACGAGGACCGAATCCGCGCGCTCGTCCGCGAGGACCTCGAAGAGACGACAGACACCGTCCGGGTCGACGCGATGGGCAACGTCGTCGGCACCATCGAGGGCGAGGGCGACTACGAGGTCGCCGTCGCCGCCCACATGGACGAAATCGGCTTCATGGTCCGCCACGTCAACGACGAGGGCTTCCTGCAACTCGACGCCCTCGGCGGCTGGGACCCCCGCGTCCTGAAGGCCCAGCGCGTGACCGTCCACGCCGAAGACGAGGACCTCACCGGCGTCATCGGCTCTGTTCCCCCGCACACGCTGACTGAAGAGCAGAAAAAGAAGGAGCCGAAGGTCGAGGACGTGTACGTCGACCTCGGCCTGCCCGCCGAGACCGTCGAGGAGACCGTCTCCGTCGGCGACCTCGTGACGATGGAACAGACGACCGTCCGCATGGGGAACCACGTGACGGGCAAGGCCATCGACGACCGCGTCTGCCTGTTCGCCATGCTGGAGGCCGCCCGGCGCATCGAGAACCCCGAGGTGACCGTCCACTTCGCCGCGACGGTCCAAGAGGAAGTCGGCCTCCGCGGCGCGCAGGCGCTCGGCGTCGACCTCGACCCAGACCTCGCACTCGGTCTCGACACCACCGTCGCCAACGACGTGCCCGGCTTCGACCCCGCGGACCACGTCACGAAACTCGGCGAGGGCGCGGGCATCAAGCTCAAGGACTCAAGCGCCATCGCCAACCCGAAGGTCCACCGCCGCCTCCGCGCCGTGGCCGAGGACAACGACATCGCCTACCAGATGGAACTGCTCCCCGCGGGCGGCACCGACACTGGCGGCTTCCAGAACAGTTACGGCGCGAAGCCCGTCGGCGCGATTTCGATGCCGACGCGCTACCTCCACACCGTCACCGAGAGCGTCCACGAGGACGACGTGGTCGCCTACATCGACCTCCTGACGGCGTTCTTGGAGAGCGAGACGGGCGAGTTCGACTACACGCTGTAAGCGACCCCCGAAGACGACCACGGGAGGCGACCCCCAGCGGCGCGCCCGACATCGGGTGGACACCCCCCTATATCGAGGCGCGGCACCCCCGACCGGCGGACGAGAACCAAAGTATTCACTACAGGCCCACACCAAGCGGCGGACATGACCGACGGCAACGCGGATATGTCTCGGCGGGCGTTCCTCGGGGCGGCCGCTGGCGGCGCGGCGGTCGCCGCCACTTCCGGCACGGCCGCGGCGCAGACGGAAGAACCAGACTTCGGCGGCTACCTCGACGGCATCGACGGAGGCATCGAAGACCTCCGTGGCCAGAGCGAGGTCACCATCGAAGTGGGCGCAGAAGGTAACGGCGGCGCACTCGCGTTCGCCCCGGCTGGCGTCTGGATAGACACTGGAACGACCGTGACGTGGGAGTGGACCGGCGAAGGCGGCGGACACAACGTCGTCGCGAGCGAGGGCGCGTCGCTCGACTCCGGCGCGGCCGTCTCCGAGGCCGGCAGCACCTACGAGTACACCTTCGAAGAGGGCGACGCGGGCATCACGAAGTACCACTGCGCGCCCCACGAGGCGCTCGGCATGCTCGGCGCGGTCGCCGTCGGCGGCGACGTGCCGACCGTCACCACCGGCGGTGGCGGCGGTTCGAACCTCCCGCAGGTTCCGGACAGCGCGAAGTCCCTCGGCGTGGCGACGACGTTCGCGATGGTCGCGACGCTCGGCCTCGCGTACTTTTTCATGAAGTACGGCGGCGACTACGACGTTCAGGACTGACGCGGTCGTCACTCCTCTCGATTTTTACCAGTCGCGAGCGGCCGCACTCGCCGCCTCGGCCGCCGCGACAGCCGCCGGCACGGTGGCCGAGTCAGAAGAAGCCGTAGTCGTCGCGCTCGGTCTCGTACACCGACTCGTACTGTTCGATGACACGCCGGTAGTCGTAGCTCGCGAAGTCGTCGTCGACCGTCTCGTGGTCGTACCTGCGGGCGGCGACGATTTCGTCCGCGAGTTCCTGCGGACTCGTGACGAGCGACCCGCGCTCACGGCCCTCGACGAGTTCGTGGGCCGACGAGCGGGCCTGATACTCGACGATGGAGACACAACCGCAGGCGAGCGCCCACAGCAGATTCGTCGCGAAAGGTTCGACCGTCGCCGTCTGCGCGAAGACGTGCGCGCCCTTCATGATGGGTACCGCCTCGTCCGCGGGGAGTTCGCCGAGGAACTCCACGCGGTCGTCGATGCGGAGGTCGCGGGCGGTCTGTTCGGCCGTCGAGCGCTCCGGGCCGTCGCCGATGACGGCGGCGGACCAGTCCTTGTCTCGGAGTTCCGCGAGCGCGAGGAGGAAGCTCTCGACGTTCGCGTGCTCGTCGAGGTCGCGGGCGTACACCACGTCCGCGCGCTCCTCGGCGTCGGCGCTCCGGACGAGGTCCATGCTAATCGGTTCGGGGACGAGGTGGGTCGCGTCGACCGACGCGC contains the following coding sequences:
- a CDS encoding halocyanin domain-containing protein — translated: MTDGNADMSRRAFLGAAAGGAAVAATSGTAAAQTEEPDFGGYLDGIDGGIEDLRGQSEVTIEVGAEGNGGALAFAPAGVWIDTGTTVTWEWTGEGGGHNVVASEGASLDSGAAVSEAGSTYEYTFEEGDAGITKYHCAPHEALGMLGAVAVGGDVPTVTTGGGGGSNLPQVPDSAKSLGVATTFAMVATLGLAYFFMKYGGDYDVQD
- a CDS encoding glycosyltransferase family 4 protein, which translates into the protein MRVALVSMYTTHHEETGATRRLRRTAELLAERDHEVTVLCAKWWDGDVVEFKQDEVTYHRVTDAPSVGGFASRVPFALREVSPDVIQVASYPPSHVAAVRTAARFLRTPVVADWWSRDDRGGSRAYRRAAKAPNAVLVPSEMVRTQVRELGASVDATHLVPEPISMDLVRSADAEERADVVYARDLDEHANVESFLLALAELRDKDWSAAVIGDGPERSTAEQTARDLRIDDRVEFLGELPADEAVPIMKGAHVFAQTATVEPFATNLLWALACGCVSIVEYQARSSAHELVEGRERGSLVTSPQELADEIVAARRYDHETVDDDFASYDYRRVIEQYESVYETERDDYGFF
- a CDS encoding M42 family metallopeptidase; this encodes MDFDFDRLKQLTETSGVPGYEDRIRALVREDLEETTDTVRVDAMGNVVGTIEGEGDYEVAVAAHMDEIGFMVRHVNDEGFLQLDALGGWDPRVLKAQRVTVHAEDEDLTGVIGSVPPHTLTEEQKKKEPKVEDVYVDLGLPAETVEETVSVGDLVTMEQTTVRMGNHVTGKAIDDRVCLFAMLEAARRIENPEVTVHFAATVQEEVGLRGAQALGVDLDPDLALGLDTTVANDVPGFDPADHVTKLGEGAGIKLKDSSAIANPKVHRRLRAVAEDNDIAYQMELLPAGGTDTGGFQNSYGAKPVGAISMPTRYLHTVTESVHEDDVVAYIDLLTAFLESETGEFDYTL